Proteins encoded within one genomic window of Desulfosalsimonas propionicica:
- a CDS encoding biotin-dependent carboxyltransferase family protein, protein MANDTFLVIDPGAFTTIQDLGRFGYQTLGVPISGAMDTYSARAANMLAGNRPTSAVLEMTIQGCTLAVMRNARVALTGARAEIRHNSIQRPSWSAFEVEPGDLLRISQVSLGCRIYMAVGGGFEVPLIMGSRSTCTQAALGGLKGRALQKGDFLPAGHAEKFPGQNAVRGEFIPEMGQDTKLHCVPGPQEHMFQDKGRDLFTYPFTVSQRADRRGIRLEGPQIQHSHQSPGAIVSEPILPGNIQVPADGQPIILLREQTTGGYPKIATVVSTDLSKLGQVIPGDSITFVSVTAQHARDMNLEEQERFKSLQNMLWQET, encoded by the coding sequence ATGGCAAATGATACCTTTTTGGTCATAGATCCCGGGGCTTTCACCACGATACAGGATTTGGGGCGTTTCGGCTACCAGACGCTGGGCGTTCCCATTTCAGGCGCCATGGATACCTACTCCGCAAGGGCGGCAAACATGCTTGCCGGTAACAGGCCGACATCTGCGGTTCTGGAGATGACAATACAGGGCTGCACCCTGGCTGTAATGCGCAATGCCCGGGTGGCATTGACCGGCGCCAGGGCCGAAATCAGGCACAACAGCATCCAAAGACCTTCCTGGAGCGCCTTTGAAGTGGAACCGGGCGATCTTTTGCGTATCAGCCAGGTCAGCCTTGGCTGCCGCATCTACATGGCTGTTGGCGGTGGATTTGAAGTCCCGCTGATCATGGGAAGCCGATCGACCTGCACCCAGGCCGCACTCGGCGGGCTCAAAGGCCGGGCCCTGCAAAAGGGCGATTTTCTGCCTGCGGGACATGCGGAAAAATTTCCCGGACAAAACGCAGTCCGCGGGGAATTCATCCCGGAAATGGGGCAGGACACCAAATTGCACTGTGTGCCCGGCCCCCAGGAACATATGTTCCAAGACAAGGGTCGGGACCTTTTCACTTATCCGTTCACTGTGTCCCAGAGAGCTGACAGGCGTGGCATACGCCTGGAAGGCCCGCAAATTCAGCACTCGCACCAGTCGCCCGGCGCAATCGTGTCCGAGCCGATTTTGCCGGGTAATATCCAGGTTCCGGCAGACGGACAGCCCATCATTCTTCTGCGGGAGCAGACAACAGGCGGGTATCCCAAGATCGCAACCGTGGTTTCAACGGATTTATCCAAACTGGGCCAGGTCATACCGGGCGACAGCATAACTTTTGTCTCGGTTACGGCTCAACACGCCAGGGACATGAATCTGGAAGAACAGGAGAGGTTTAAATCACTGCAAAACATGCTTTGGCAGGAAACATGA
- the pxpB gene encoding 5-oxoprolinase subunit PxpB, translating to MSLKINNPRISHCADWGLLVEFGERINPELNAWTRLVADRLRQCLTDGILEVVTAYSSFLVIYDPALLDTEALRKTVFACCSEKKEDKAFQLSSTAEIPVCYEAQYAPDIEDVARFNNLTVEEVIDIHSGTEYLIYMLGFAPGFPYLGGLDQRLHTPRLDTPRKLLPAGAVGIAGSQTGIYPLASPGGWRIIGRTPLQLFDAGKNPPVPYYAPGDKLKFKRISCREFQQMAGEQNHGK from the coding sequence ATGTCTTTGAAAATCAACAATCCGCGGATCAGCCATTGTGCGGACTGGGGGCTTCTGGTGGAATTCGGCGAGCGTATCAATCCGGAGTTAAACGCCTGGACCAGACTGGTGGCCGACCGCCTGCGGCAATGTCTCACAGACGGCATCCTCGAGGTGGTTACGGCTTATTCGTCTTTTCTGGTGATCTACGATCCGGCACTGCTGGATACCGAAGCGCTCAGAAAGACCGTTTTTGCCTGCTGCAGTGAAAAAAAAGAAGACAAAGCCTTTCAGTTGTCCTCCACGGCGGAAATACCGGTTTGCTACGAGGCGCAATACGCACCTGACATTGAAGATGTGGCCCGGTTCAACAACCTGACTGTGGAGGAGGTCATCGATATCCATTCCGGCACCGAGTATCTTATCTACATGCTTGGATTTGCTCCGGGATTTCCCTATCTCGGGGGGCTGGACCAGCGCCTCCACACGCCCAGGCTCGACACCCCGCGCAAACTTTTGCCGGCCGGAGCAGTCGGCATAGCCGGCTCCCAGACGGGAATCTATCCCCTGGCCAGCCCCGGGGGATGGCGTATCATCGGCAGAACGCCTTTGCAGCTGTTTGATGCCGGTAAAAACCCGCCTGTACCTTACTACGCACCGGGAGACAAGCTGAAATTCAAAAGAATAAGCTGCCGGGAATTTCAACAAATGGCCGGGGAACAAAATCATGGCAAATGA